One region of Terriglobales bacterium genomic DNA includes:
- a CDS encoding ABC transporter permease produces MNGDGQPRSARSGSRAGMFVRLLWRAMLVRRGRALTALLAIVVASAATAAMLNLYVDVQAKLEREFRGYGANLIVVAPQGQPLPPDALAKVDAALAGRGTAAPFAYVIAKSSDGSPVVVAGTDFARVRKLDRFWAVTKWPAAPGGALVGVRAAGALAPDGKPFDLSFGSKSVHVAEAGVLKTGAAEDSRVYLSLPEFTAWTGVGATTIEVAASGSQDEIRQVMDRLPASLPGIEVRPVRQIQEGEARVLGKTRSTLVASIALILLTSALCLLATLTAWVMEHRKDFAVMKALGASHLTVNVFFATQAAALGGLGAGLGFFLGVGAAAWIGHANFQTAVTPRFSLLPAVVLGSMAVALLAAVLPMSILRRVQPAAILRGE; encoded by the coding sequence ATGAACGGCGACGGGCAGCCGCGCTCCGCACGTTCCGGCAGCCGGGCCGGCATGTTCGTGCGCCTGCTCTGGCGGGCCATGCTGGTACGCCGTGGGCGGGCCCTCACCGCGCTGCTGGCCATCGTGGTGGCCTCGGCCGCCACGGCCGCCATGCTGAACCTCTATGTGGACGTGCAGGCCAAGCTGGAGCGCGAGTTTCGCGGCTACGGCGCCAACCTGATCGTGGTGGCGCCCCAGGGTCAGCCGCTGCCCCCGGATGCCCTGGCCAAAGTCGATGCCGCCCTGGCCGGCCGCGGCACCGCGGCGCCCTTCGCTTATGTCATCGCCAAGAGCAGCGACGGCTCGCCGGTGGTGGTCGCGGGCACCGACTTCGCGCGCGTCCGCAAGCTAGACCGCTTCTGGGCCGTGACCAAGTGGCCCGCAGCTCCCGGCGGCGCTTTGGTCGGGGTGCGTGCCGCCGGTGCGCTCGCGCCCGACGGCAAGCCCTTTGACCTGAGCTTCGGCAGCAAGTCTGTTCACGTGGCCGAGGCCGGGGTGTTGAAGACGGGCGCCGCCGAGGACAGCCGTGTGTATCTGTCCCTGCCTGAGTTCACGGCTTGGACCGGCGTGGGCGCCACCACCATCGAAGTGGCTGCCAGCGGCTCCCAAGACGAGATCCGCCAGGTCATGGACCGGCTCCCTGCCTCGCTCCCCGGTATCGAGGTCCGCCCGGTGCGCCAGATCCAGGAGGGCGAGGCGCGGGTGCTGGGCAAGACCCGCTCCACCCTGGTGGCCTCCATCGCCCTGATCCTCCTGACGTCGGCGCTCTGCCTGCTGGCTACGCTGACCGCCTGGGTGATGGAGCACCGCAAGGACTTCGCGGTGATGAAGGCGCTGGGCGCTTCGCACCTGACGGTGAACGTTTTCTTTGCCACGCAGGCCGCCGCCCTGGGCGGGCTGGGGGCCGGGCTCGGCTTTTTCCTGGGTGTGGGTGCGGCCGCCTGGATCGGCCACGCCAACTTCCAGACGGCGGTGACGCCGCGGTTCAGCCTGCTGCCCGCGGTGGTGCTCGGCAGCATGGCGGTGGCGCTACTCGCGGCGGTGCTGCCCATGAGCATCCTGCGGCGGGTACAGCCGG